The Lepeophtheirus salmonis chromosome 13, UVic_Lsal_1.4, whole genome shotgun sequence genome segment TCTTGCAGAGGGTTTTACATACTTACTTCCCTCTTATTggttctttctatttttataaaaaaaggtttttgtagAAAACCTTTGTTTTGGGTTGTATCTATAATAAAAGATGACGATACTGAATTTTGTAAGCTTTGaatcaaatgtcattttcaacAATCTTTCTCATAGTGGTTCTGgattttacctattttttttttaacagacaaCCTTGGAGTTCTCACAGTTTTCGTTGTTCTACTCCTAACTACCTATCAGACGATTTTTGCACCTGTAAACAATTTTACAATTGACCTTGGCAATCTTCTGGATTGACTGGGAAGTGTGCCCAGCTTTCAATAGAGTTATAATATGTTGCCTTTAggatctttctattttttacaaaagttgcATGTTCCAgggaattatgaaaaaatattgtcttgTCTACAtgtattttgggaaaaaattatgttgaacaaaaaacctctccaacatttttttttaaatacaagtgTTTAAAATACGggacaattttaaaatgtatcccTGGATATTTTCTTCCGAAACGCAAGATTTAGCCTAAATtcgtcaattatttttattttatgaaaacaaaactacttgtaaataatttaaatgtgtaATTGAGTTAATggattaataatttagatgaaTATTAAGGCTTGAAGTCAAAGAGTAGATACATCCGGTAGAACTGGACTAAGGCTTGTTGagcaagaaaagaaaaaaaaatacacatccaAAAAGAcaccaaattaaaatttaaaaacctgcaatctaaaataatcaaatgtgaGATATCACTGATAagtttatgtataatttattatctattttctatatacagggtgcgtggacaaaatctgctgcttaaaaaaaaaaaaactacaagcttattttataatatttattatataataaaaacgaatatctttattaggatatagaccagctatctattcaatggAGCCGCTGTCTGTTGCCAAAccccgctcaatgcggctacgaaaccgagaacaggcattttggatctgcgctgcttctatctcactgaatttctccatgatgcaggtgatgagagactgcttggtgttatgggaggagcgggTGGttatgttctccacgtaggatcagacaaagtagtccaacgggttcaaatccggtgatgagggaggccaagggGAGAaaggtacgaacgcaaaagcattgcttttagCCATTCTTGCGGtgcttagctttgtgggccggagccgagtcctgctgccacatccatGGCCTGTCGCTAACAACGGACTATACATGAACCCAAAGACCATGCCAATggccggaaacttggtcttcatgaccCTGGGGACGTCTCTGTTGTTCACGGGAATCCAGAGATGGTTCTGGGAGTTGTGGATTTGATGCTGAACGTCCGTCGGGCCCGATGACttctccagctgcttcctgagacttctgaccattctaactggcattgacagaaggccagagatgtcagcattgcttaatttcatgtgatctctaagcataatctgaatagcagcgcacctatgatctctctcattgaacataatgacttttcttgggcacttaaaatgatgctatcgctacaaatagtaaataataactgaagcctatgacctgggaaaaattttaacattaaaaaacagacggatcaaacgtcagctgatggagtaatgttgtctttaaaatgtggcagattttgtccacgcaccctgtattgcttgttaaatgattttttatttcaaatataccgattaataatttatcaatgatCACAGCTGAACTAACATTAGAATTAATATTACAACTAAAATACCATCAGCTTGTAATGAAATTCATATCTGAATATCACTATAACAAGCTGAGTAGTAGAACAAAAGTGAGCcaacttttccaattttttcctaTACTAAGGCCAGAGTCaccacatttttttatgataacatATCAGCCGTGGTCTTAGACTCACCAGAATTGTAGCAATTTTATCATccttataaaagaataatttcccAATCAATACCATTTGGGATTTATCCATCGATTTGGGTATGCATAGAGGGCatgcatttattttcatacacattatataaacatttctaGAAAtagtttggtatttttttttttctttcaatatctaaaatatcatataaatattattgcaataaaacttctatttattatttattttatgagtaaCATTAATTATAgacatatcatattatatataaatatatatatattaagccCTTCATACCGTCTTAGGATAAGGAACTTTTTTctaccaataatatatataaatacagagtGGTCAGGAATTGATTAATTCAATTAAGAGTGCCTATTACTGTGTATAAGGATTATACTAACCAAGTCGGAAATTTTGTTGCAGAGATTTGTCAGAAGAAATACCAGACACTACAAATCATGTGCAATAATGGCGAAAAACCCCTTCTGAGTACATTAAGTACAATATCTTTTAGCTTCTCTTCACCTAACCTTCACACATTTGAGTTTATAATGTAGGATATGGTCAAGTGGGAGGCCAATAGAGGTTGTTTTGGAAAAGTAGTCAagaaaaagtaatatgtacCAGCTGTGTTCTTGTCAAATTACTCAGAACAAGGGTAAACCCATTTATTGTAATATTCATCAATTGTAAGATACTATTACAGGTGTAAAAAGTATTCTAATGTTCTAtatctatcatttattttactcaAGCTATACTCTGTATTTGGTATATATTGATGAGTCTTTTATTCTAGAACACCCTGAATATAGTCAGAACGAGTtagtttatttacaaacaaataatttttatatttcaatcatggtaaataacaaattaatatagtCTTCCCCTTACCAGTCTTTTCTTTGCTAcccaatatgatttttttcgattattctaatttaattattattattaatactctTTTGTGTAATAAATgagttttaaatacaatatataaatcaaagcAGAAATTAGATAATTATGTGAGCAAAAGATTACAATTAACATTAAATGCTTTGGGTTGTACGTTGATTAAGAAAGTTTACCCCattcaatatcattttcttaAGGAGTAGTATATTCTCCTCCTTTATTTTCCTCCGTTTTCTTGGAAGatgatttattctttattttgaatatggatGGGTCTATTACATGCCTTGGAAAAGATGGACTGTTGTTAGGTTCACCTTTCTTATCATCCTCGTCCTCATGAGGGTTTAATAAATGCGGAGCTATGAGATTGTAAATTTGctgaaaatttgataataacatttagaaaaattacatgCTGACATTTTCTAATAAGGGGATAAACTTTACCTTAGCCCATGGTGTTGGTCCAATATTTGTGAAAAGAGTTTGCCATCCAGGGAGACCCAAATGAACGAGCATCATTCGAAAGTAATTTGTAAAACATGGTGCAAGGAAATGCCATTCATAGGCTCTATCTAGGAACCAAACTTGGGGAATGACCGGAGCAACATCAAAAGTGATATGAGTTGATTCAAAAGTCTCAGGTTTTGGAGGGAATACAAGGAGAACCTTCCCTTCACCTCGACATCCGTCCAACTCAAACATTTTCCATCTTAGACCAAATTGAGGTTTTTGATGTTtcactacatatatgtaaatattttggaatatataAAATCAGAATACAAATTTCCAATGAGAAAATCATGATTTAGTTACAATTTGTTAACTTCGTTATTGAGTTTTGTTTCGTTCTAAAAGTTTTGTTACCTCTTAGTTCAAAAGCACAGGTTAGGTTTTTAAACTGCAGGTGACCCGAGCTAATTTTACTGCATGTAGTCTACAGGATCTGAGAAAaacattaaagttaattttcccagcaatatttttaataagagtattgtttttttaaaatatggttcttctttcaattatataaatcaaaagtattcCAATTcgtgtttttattaaataaaattaagaaataagtgcaattacaattgattttttttaccttaaaactTGTTCTGGTAATAAACCATTCTGAAAAAAGGTATATCACTGTACAGGGCCGATCTCAACTATTATGAGGTCCTACGCAAAACGGATCGCATGGGGCCTAAATCTTTATCTAGGAATTTCATTGTGAatctttttttctgtataatttaaaatgtaggggtttttaaagaagaaattcaaatgatcctttttatgaaaaaaatactctcatttttcttaaattaccttttttagaaaagacatatttcatttacatcaaatattttttctccttaaaatGCAGGGTCGATTTTTAAGCGGTAAAAGGTTGAGCCGggttgatattttatattctccCTTCTGATGTACCAATCCCCCCTCTGAAGGGTATTTGTTGAACATAAACACTGAACACCCCCAAATTATTGTACTGATCTCAACCAGCAATAGAAATAATCAGTacgtaacaaaaaataatattattatttcgtaAGAATTAATTAGTAAGattaataaacttaaattaaataaagaggaataaaatattaactcctttaattaacttttatgtaAGTTCCCCAAACACCTAACAGCTAAATTTGCAAAACCACCCCCCTCAACATTATATACTCTTcacttaaatttataactaagtaCACAGACTAAACATTTGAGaggttattaaatataatcaacaatCTCACCCTCCTATTTACTACCAAGTCTAAGCCCCATAAATAGAAAGGGAATACTCCTCAACAAGGACCCAACCCCttggattaaaaaatactttaatccaACTGTGCCCTTTTCTCAATATTAATGTGTAAATTTGcttgaaatgaatattttctgaGCACTTGTAAGCTGATTTTAACGATTCCTTCTTTAGTTTTAGTCACTTCTCGCGAGATTTCATTcggttgttttattttgttactcGGAGTAACCTCTAAATCCAAAAGAGTTGGATGTTCTGTATCAAAACTATGTCGGAGTCCAGCCACACGTCTCAAATCCGAAATCCTATTAATGACCATACATCCTGTGTTGGGTAATTTTGCTCCTCCATATCTTAGATTCCATTTGAGTTTCAATCCATCCGTTgctaaataaaagtttttaatttctgTGGGGAGAAGTGTCGAATATCTTTGTTCCCAACTCGTGATAGCAAGTGTATCACTCGGCCCATGGTCATAAAATACGACATCCTCCACACCTTCAATTTTTTCTGTAATCAATTAATGGATTTTAGattgtaaatatgtacaaacaCTAGTGTGCTCTGTCgtgaaggtatttttttttattgcgtatacaaatatattttctcatgaAGGATATCAAAACTTATTGGCAAACTATAAAGTACCTTACGCCATTTTTTGTGGGTTACTTAgcatctcaaaaattaaaataaggcAGCCAATTTAATTATCTCCAGATtatcctaaaataataaaaaatatggtgcaTATTTACTTGTAGATTTTATATAATCTACACCGTATACATAAGGCTAATAAAACATTGTTaagttaaatgtattataaacgATACTTTTACTTAGTCAAATCAACGTTACTTTCATGATGCTACAATATTTGACAGTAATTTTTGTCTACTTTTATCAGTTATA includes the following:
- the LOC121127684 gene encoding tubulin polyglutamylase complex subunit 2, whose translation is MENSVVEQRESFRQNLTLGVVSTLEKIEGVEDVVFYDHGPSDTLAITSWEQRYSTLLPTEIKNFYLATDGLKLKWNLRYGGAKLPNTGCMVINRISDLRRVAGLRHSFDTEHPTLLDLEVTPSNKIKQPNEISREVTKTKEGIVKISLQVLRKYSFQANLHINIEKRAQLDLFQNIYIYVVKHQKPQFGLRWKMFELDGCRGEGKVLLVFPPKPETFESTHITFDVAPVIPQVWFLDRAYEWHFLAPCFTNYFRMMLVHLGLPGWQTLFTNIGPTPWAKQIYNLIAPHLLNPHEDEDDKKGEPNNSPSFPRHVIDPSIFKIKNKSSSKKTEENKGGEYTTP